The following proteins are co-located in the Amphiprion ocellaris isolate individual 3 ecotype Okinawa chromosome 7, ASM2253959v1, whole genome shotgun sequence genome:
- the rtn4rl1b gene encoding reticulon-4 receptor-like 1b isoform X2, with amino-acid sequence MFRRGCGLEFLLVLCGLELSWSCPHHCICYAAPSTVSCQSHNFLSVPEGIPPDSERIFLQYNKIHRLLRGHFSTNTVTLWIYFNNITYIEPSTFHGFTLLEELDLGDNHHLRSLAEDTFHGLTRLSSLHLYRCGLSSLPNNIFQGLRSLQYLYLQDNHLKFLQDDIFMDLHNLSHLFLHGNRLWSLNQNTFRGLQALDRLLLHQNQLEWVDRLAFHDLKRLTTLYLFNNSLIELSGQCLDQLPALEYLRLNDNPWSCDCKALSLWEWLKRFRGSTSSVGCQAPADMAGKDLKELRKEDFPNCSPTVPNSESRAQTNNLSGTVNPNRGVAVGSGGQTHIVHPSRPGRSRNCTKPRNRVSKGKGDNEVHHSKEVMADKEDSSPDFTEGGKHDHTSPDGTVTRRKHKCTPRTTVRPPSGVQQANNRATLSQSLLYVYALFVALIVTNTDYILR; translated from the exons GCTGTGGGCTGGAGTTCCTGCTGGTTCTCTGTGGGCTCGAGCTTTCCTGGTCCTGCCCTCATCACTGTATCTGCTACGCTGCACCCAGCACAGTCTCCTGCCAGTCCCACAACTTTTTGTCAGTCCCTGAAGGCATCCCTCCCGATAGTGAACGCATTTTCTTACAGTACAATAAAATCCATCGCTTACTACGGGGCCACTTCAGTACCAACACTGTGACACTCTGGATCTACTTCAACAATATCACATACATCGAGCCCTCCACCTTCCATGGCTTTACATTGCTGGAGGAGTTGGATCTGGGAGACAACCACCACCTGCGCTCCTTGGCTGAAGACACCTTTCACGGCTTGACTCGGCTCAGCTCCCTTCACTTGTACCGCTGTGGGCTCAGTTCGCTTCCAAATAACATCTTCCAAGGCCTCAGAAGTCTACAGTATCTCTATTTGCAG GATAACCATCTGAAGTTCCTGCAAGATGACATATTTATGGATCTCCACAACCTGAGCCACCTCTTCCTGCATGGGAACCGTCTGTGGAGCCTGAACCAGAACACCTTTAGAGGTCTTCAAGCTTTGGACCGTTTGCTTCTGCACCAAAACCAATTAGAGTGGGTTGACCGTTTGGCCTTCCACGACCTGAAACGTCTCACCACCCTCTACCTGTTCAACAATTCCCTGATAGAGCTGTCCGGACAGTGCCTGGACCAGCTGCCCGCCCTGGAGTACCTGCGCCTCAACGACAACCCTTGGTCATGTGACTGTAAGGCCTTGTCGCTATGGGAATGGTTGAAACGTTTCAGAGGTTCGACGTCTTCAGTGGGTTGCCAGGCACCAGCTGATATGGCTGGGAAAGACCTCAAGGAGCTCCGCAAGGAGGACTTCCCCAACTGTTCACCAACTGTCCCTAACTCTGAGTCCAGAGCCCAGACTAACAATTTATCTGGAACAGTGAATCCGAATCGTGGAGTAGCTGTGGGTTCTGGAGGGCAGACCCACATAGTTCACCCGTCGAGGCCCGGCCGTTCTCGGAACTGCACAAAGCCTCGCAACAGGGTGAGCAAGGGGAAGGGTGACAATGAGGTTCACCACTCAAAAGAGGTCATGGCAGACAAGGAGGATTCCTCCCCAGATTTCACAGAGGGGGGAAAACATGACCACACGTCCCCAGATGGCACGGTCACACGGAGGAAGCATAAGTGCACTCCCCGGACCACTGTTCGCCCCCCTAGTGGGGTCCAGCAAGCCAACAATAGGGCAACCTTATCCCAGTCCTTACTATATGTCTACGCCCTCTTTGTGGCCTTGATAGTGACAAATACTGACTACATTCTCCGCTGA
- the rtn4rl1b gene encoding reticulon-4 receptor-like 1b isoform X1, translated as MSSRHGCGLEFLLVLCGLELSWSCPHHCICYAAPSTVSCQSHNFLSVPEGIPPDSERIFLQYNKIHRLLRGHFSTNTVTLWIYFNNITYIEPSTFHGFTLLEELDLGDNHHLRSLAEDTFHGLTRLSSLHLYRCGLSSLPNNIFQGLRSLQYLYLQDNHLKFLQDDIFMDLHNLSHLFLHGNRLWSLNQNTFRGLQALDRLLLHQNQLEWVDRLAFHDLKRLTTLYLFNNSLIELSGQCLDQLPALEYLRLNDNPWSCDCKALSLWEWLKRFRGSTSSVGCQAPADMAGKDLKELRKEDFPNCSPTVPNSESRAQTNNLSGTVNPNRGVAVGSGGQTHIVHPSRPGRSRNCTKPRNRVSKGKGDNEVHHSKEVMADKEDSSPDFTEGGKHDHTSPDGTVTRRKHKCTPRTTVRPPSGVQQANNRATLSQSLLYVYALFVALIVTNTDYILR; from the exons GCTGTGGGCTGGAGTTCCTGCTGGTTCTCTGTGGGCTCGAGCTTTCCTGGTCCTGCCCTCATCACTGTATCTGCTACGCTGCACCCAGCACAGTCTCCTGCCAGTCCCACAACTTTTTGTCAGTCCCTGAAGGCATCCCTCCCGATAGTGAACGCATTTTCTTACAGTACAATAAAATCCATCGCTTACTACGGGGCCACTTCAGTACCAACACTGTGACACTCTGGATCTACTTCAACAATATCACATACATCGAGCCCTCCACCTTCCATGGCTTTACATTGCTGGAGGAGTTGGATCTGGGAGACAACCACCACCTGCGCTCCTTGGCTGAAGACACCTTTCACGGCTTGACTCGGCTCAGCTCCCTTCACTTGTACCGCTGTGGGCTCAGTTCGCTTCCAAATAACATCTTCCAAGGCCTCAGAAGTCTACAGTATCTCTATTTGCAG GATAACCATCTGAAGTTCCTGCAAGATGACATATTTATGGATCTCCACAACCTGAGCCACCTCTTCCTGCATGGGAACCGTCTGTGGAGCCTGAACCAGAACACCTTTAGAGGTCTTCAAGCTTTGGACCGTTTGCTTCTGCACCAAAACCAATTAGAGTGGGTTGACCGTTTGGCCTTCCACGACCTGAAACGTCTCACCACCCTCTACCTGTTCAACAATTCCCTGATAGAGCTGTCCGGACAGTGCCTGGACCAGCTGCCCGCCCTGGAGTACCTGCGCCTCAACGACAACCCTTGGTCATGTGACTGTAAGGCCTTGTCGCTATGGGAATGGTTGAAACGTTTCAGAGGTTCGACGTCTTCAGTGGGTTGCCAGGCACCAGCTGATATGGCTGGGAAAGACCTCAAGGAGCTCCGCAAGGAGGACTTCCCCAACTGTTCACCAACTGTCCCTAACTCTGAGTCCAGAGCCCAGACTAACAATTTATCTGGAACAGTGAATCCGAATCGTGGAGTAGCTGTGGGTTCTGGAGGGCAGACCCACATAGTTCACCCGTCGAGGCCCGGCCGTTCTCGGAACTGCACAAAGCCTCGCAACAGGGTGAGCAAGGGGAAGGGTGACAATGAGGTTCACCACTCAAAAGAGGTCATGGCAGACAAGGAGGATTCCTCCCCAGATTTCACAGAGGGGGGAAAACATGACCACACGTCCCCAGATGGCACGGTCACACGGAGGAAGCATAAGTGCACTCCCCGGACCACTGTTCGCCCCCCTAGTGGGGTCCAGCAAGCCAACAATAGGGCAACCTTATCCCAGTCCTTACTATATGTCTACGCCCTCTTTGTGGCCTTGATAGTGACAAATACTGACTACATTCTCCGCTGA